Proteins co-encoded in one Nicotiana sylvestris chromosome 7, ASM39365v2, whole genome shotgun sequence genomic window:
- the LOC104226386 gene encoding GPN-loop GTPase 3-like isoform X3, producing MGYAQLVIGPAGSGKSTYCSSLHQHCETTRRTIHIVNLDPAAENFDYPVAMDIRELISLDDVMEELGLGPNGGLMYCMEHLEENLDEWLTEELDNYLDDDYLVFDCPGQIELFSHVPVVKNFVEHLRRKNFNVCVVYLLDSQFITDVTKFISGCMSSLSAMVQLELPHVNILSKMDLVTNKKDVENYLDPEPQLLLAELNQRMAPQFQKLNKSLIEVVDQYSMVSFLPLDLRKESSIQYILSQIDNCIQYGEDADVKVKNFDPEEDD from the exons ATGGGCTACGCACAGTTGGTTATTGGCCCTGCAGGCAGTGGAAAG TCCACTTACTGCTCTAGTTTGCATCAACATTGTGAGACCACGCGGCGCACTATCCATATTGTCAACTTGGATCCTGCTGCCGAGAACTTTGACTATCCAGTGGCTATGG ACATCAGAGAACTCATCTCACTAGATGATGTTATGGAAGAACTAGGTCTCGGACCAAATGGTGGCCTTATGTATTGCATGGA ACATCTTGAAGAAAATTTGGATGAGTGGCTAACAGAAGAATTGGACAACTACTTGGATGATGACTACCTAGTGTTTGACTGCCCAG GCCAGATTGAACTTTTTTCACATGTTCCTGTGGTGAAGAACTTTGTGGAACACCTAAGGCGTAAAAATTTTAATGTTTGTGTTGTGTATTTACTTGATTCTCAG TTTATCACAGATGTGACCAAATTCATAAGTGGTTGCATGTCTTCACTCTCTGCTATGGTTCAACTTGAACTACCTCATGTTAACATTCTCTCAAAAATGGATCTTGTGACAAACAAAAAGGATGTTGAGAA TTACTTGGATCCAGAGCCTCAGCTGTTACTAGCAGAGTTGAATCAGCGAATGGCTCCACAATTTCAGAAGCTTAACAAATCTTTGATTGAAGTG GTGGACCAGTACAGCATGGTGAGCTTTCTCCCTCTTGACTTGAGAAAAGAGAGCAG CATACAGTACATCTTATCTCAGATTGACAACTGCATTCAGTATGGAGAGGATGCTGATGTAAAGGTTAAAAATTTCGACCCTGAGGAGGACGATTGA
- the LOC104226386 gene encoding GPN-loop GTPase 3-like isoform X1 gives MGYAQLVIGPAGSGKSTYCSSLHQHCETTRRTIHIVNLDPAAENFDYPVAMDIRELISLDDVMEELGLGPNGGLMYCMEHLEENLDEWLTEELDNYLDDDYLVFDCPGQIELFSHVPVVKNFVEHLRRKNFNVCVVYLLDSQFITDVTKFISGCMSSLSAMVQLELPHVNILSKMDLVTNKKDVENYLDPEPQLLLAELNQRMAPQFQKLNKSLIEVVDQYSMVSFLPLDLRKESSFSFNGKDQYSLPSCSIQYILSQIDNCIQYGEDADVKVKNFDPEEDD, from the exons ATGGGCTACGCACAGTTGGTTATTGGCCCTGCAGGCAGTGGAAAG TCCACTTACTGCTCTAGTTTGCATCAACATTGTGAGACCACGCGGCGCACTATCCATATTGTCAACTTGGATCCTGCTGCCGAGAACTTTGACTATCCAGTGGCTATGG ACATCAGAGAACTCATCTCACTAGATGATGTTATGGAAGAACTAGGTCTCGGACCAAATGGTGGCCTTATGTATTGCATGGA ACATCTTGAAGAAAATTTGGATGAGTGGCTAACAGAAGAATTGGACAACTACTTGGATGATGACTACCTAGTGTTTGACTGCCCAG GCCAGATTGAACTTTTTTCACATGTTCCTGTGGTGAAGAACTTTGTGGAACACCTAAGGCGTAAAAATTTTAATGTTTGTGTTGTGTATTTACTTGATTCTCAG TTTATCACAGATGTGACCAAATTCATAAGTGGTTGCATGTCTTCACTCTCTGCTATGGTTCAACTTGAACTACCTCATGTTAACATTCTCTCAAAAATGGATCTTGTGACAAACAAAAAGGATGTTGAGAA TTACTTGGATCCAGAGCCTCAGCTGTTACTAGCAGAGTTGAATCAGCGAATGGCTCCACAATTTCAGAAGCTTAACAAATCTTTGATTGAAGTG GTGGACCAGTACAGCATGGTGAGCTTTCTCCCTCTTGACTTGAGAAAAGAGAGCAG TTTCAGCTTCAATGGCAAAGATCAATATTCTCTGCCGTCTTGCAGCATACAGTACATCTTATCTCAGATTGACAACTGCATTCAGTATGGAGAGGATGCTGATGTAAAGGTTAAAAATTTCGACCCTGAGGAGGACGATTGA
- the LOC104226386 gene encoding GPN-loop GTPase 3-like isoform X2, with protein sequence MGYAQLVIGPAGSGKSTYCSSLHQHCETTRRTIHIVNLDPAAENFDYPVAMDIRELISLDDVMEELGLGPNGGLMYCMEHLEENLDEWLTEELDNYLDDDYLVFDCPGQIELFSHVPVVKNFVEHLRRKNFNVCVVYLLDSQFITDVTKFISGCMSSLSAMVQLELPHVNILSKMDLVTNKKDVENYLDPEPQLLLAELNQRMAPQFQKLNKSLIEVVDQYSMVSFLPLDLRKESSFNGKDQYSLPSCSIQYILSQIDNCIQYGEDADVKVKNFDPEEDD encoded by the exons ATGGGCTACGCACAGTTGGTTATTGGCCCTGCAGGCAGTGGAAAG TCCACTTACTGCTCTAGTTTGCATCAACATTGTGAGACCACGCGGCGCACTATCCATATTGTCAACTTGGATCCTGCTGCCGAGAACTTTGACTATCCAGTGGCTATGG ACATCAGAGAACTCATCTCACTAGATGATGTTATGGAAGAACTAGGTCTCGGACCAAATGGTGGCCTTATGTATTGCATGGA ACATCTTGAAGAAAATTTGGATGAGTGGCTAACAGAAGAATTGGACAACTACTTGGATGATGACTACCTAGTGTTTGACTGCCCAG GCCAGATTGAACTTTTTTCACATGTTCCTGTGGTGAAGAACTTTGTGGAACACCTAAGGCGTAAAAATTTTAATGTTTGTGTTGTGTATTTACTTGATTCTCAG TTTATCACAGATGTGACCAAATTCATAAGTGGTTGCATGTCTTCACTCTCTGCTATGGTTCAACTTGAACTACCTCATGTTAACATTCTCTCAAAAATGGATCTTGTGACAAACAAAAAGGATGTTGAGAA TTACTTGGATCCAGAGCCTCAGCTGTTACTAGCAGAGTTGAATCAGCGAATGGCTCCACAATTTCAGAAGCTTAACAAATCTTTGATTGAAGTG GTGGACCAGTACAGCATGGTGAGCTTTCTCCCTCTTGACTTGAGAAAAGAGAGCAG CTTCAATGGCAAAGATCAATATTCTCTGCCGTCTTGCAGCATACAGTACATCTTATCTCAGATTGACAACTGCATTCAGTATGGAGAGGATGCTGATGTAAAGGTTAAAAATTTCGACCCTGAGGAGGACGATTGA